The DNA window CGCAGCGTGTCGGTAAAGCGTGCGGCGGCGAGCGCCTCGCGTGCTGGCCGGTGCTCCAGACGCTCCAGGTCGGTCCGGCTGAAGGACATCGTACTGGCCGGGATGCCGTTCTCGATCAGCGTGACATGCAGCATCTCAACCGACGGGGGCAGTTCGCGGCTCATGCTGCGCAGGGTCCGTCCCAATGCCTGGGAGGTCGCGTCGTATTTGTCGTTTCGGATTCGTACATGTGCGGATCGCCCGCTCAGGGTCATGCCCTCGAGGTCCAGATCGGATTGCTGAAGGCTGCGATCAAGCGATGCGGTGATCGCCTGTTCGCGGCCTGGTTGCGTGGTCCAGCCCAGGTCCTCGGCGCTGCGCGGACCGCGCACGGCAACGGGCAGCGGCGCCAGTTCCGTGCCGCCCTTCACCGCCGGGTTCTTGGGATTGAGGTTGAATGTCAACGATGCGCCGAACTCCTCGCCATGCAGAGCAAAGGCCCGCAGCGACGTGTTTGGGCTTATCTGGTACGTCGCGGCAAAGTTCCACGGGATCGACCGTTTCAGGATGCCGGCAGCCTGCGCGGTGTCGTAATTGTCCGAGGAATACTCGGCACTCAGCAAAAGCTTGTCGGTCGCCTGATAGCTGGCCCCGCCGAAGAACGCGTAGTCGCCCTGGAACCAGTCGTCGACATTGAACTGTCCGCCCGTGCCACCCTGGTTAAAGCTGAAGGGCGTGCGCGTCCCGACGCTGCCGTCACTTGCATAGCTGCCGAACCGCCCGAAGCCGAGGCCGCCGGTCACGCGCAGGCGGTCGCCGATCGACTTGGTGGCGACGATATACTCGCCTGACAGCAGGCCCGTGCCGACGAAATCCTGAAGGCCGACCGACACCGCAGGGGTGAAATCGGTCTCGTTGAACAGACGGAACCGCAGATCGAAACTGCGGTCGTAATAGGTCGAGAATTGCGGGGTGATATCTTCGGTTCCGGCATAGCGAAAGCTGCCGGACAGCCGATCCGTGATCTGGAAACTCAGCGTCGTCCGGAAAAACCCGTCGAAATAGGTGACGTTGGTGGTCAGCTCGCCGTCGGGCGCGGTTTCGGCCGTGGGCATGTCGATCAGGCCGCCGGGCGTACCATAGTTGTTGGTCGTCCGCGTTATCAGATCGTCGGCGATTGACACGGCCGGAAGACCGAGCATCCCAAGCGCGACCAAAACGCGTGTCGGTATGCGGATCACTGCGCGTTTCCCTCCATTGACGTCCCGTCAACGTTAGCCAAGCACGTGTGATTCCGACACCGCCCGACGCGTGGCGTCTTTCGATAGATAGCAGGAGTCACATCAATGCCACGTCTTCAGAAAAATATCGTTGCCAGCAAGGTTGCCATGGCACCAAGCGTGATGCCCAGACCCAGCCATAGCACGGATTTCCAGCGCAAGCCGCGTGTTGGTTCCGGTTCGGGCGACGATTGGCGGATCAACGCGCTTTCCACGATCTTCGGCAGGCGCGGTCCATAGCGCGACAACACCATCAGCGTGCGGCGCAGATCGCGCACCGCGGCGCCGGGGCCGATATTCTTGCGGATGTAATCCTCGACCACGGGCTTGGCGACCTGCCAGATGTTGGTCTGCGGGTTGAGACTGCGCGCGACACCCTCGACAACGACCATCGTGCGTTGCAGAAGGATAAGCTCGGTGCGGGTTTCCATCCCGAATCTCTCCGTGACTTCAAAGAGATAGCTTAAAAGTCCGCCCATCGAGATTTTCGAGGCGTCCATGCCGAAAATCGGCTCTCCAACGGCCCTCAGGGCACGGGCAAACTCGTCCACGTCGCGGTCGGGCGGCACATAGCCGGCTTCGAAATGCACTTCGGCGACACGCTGGTAATCGCGCTTGATAAAGCCATAGAGGATCTCGGCATAGACCCGGCGAGTGTATTCGTCGATATGCCCCATGATGCCGAAATCATAGGCGATGATATCACCATTCGGGGCGACCTTCAGGTTGCCTTGGTGCATGTCGGCGTGGAAGAAACCATCGCGCAGCGCGTGTTTCAGAAACAGCTGCAACACCCGTTCGCCAAGCTCTGCGCGGTCATGGCCCGCGGCGTCAATGGCGGCGTTGTCGCCCATCGGCGCCCCGTCGGCCCATTCCATCACCATCACGCGCCGCCCGGACATATCCCAGTTGACGGCCGGCAGGCTGAAGCCTTCGTCCTCGGCGGTGTTGGCGGTGAATTCGCTGGCCGAGGCCGCTTCGAGCCGAAGGTCGAGTTCTCCGTTAACCACGCCCTCGAAATGGGCGATCACGTCGCGCGGTTTCAGGCGGCGCGCGGACGGGGACAGCACCTCGATCATCCGCGCCGCGAAATAGAACGCGTCGATGTCTCTTCGAAAGGCCCGCTCGATTCCCGGGCGCAGTACCTTTACCGCCACGTCCTGTCCGGTGTCTCGCAGCCGCGCCTTATGCACCTGCGCAATCGATGCGGCGGCAATCGGATCGCTGAACTCCGAGAAAACGGCGTCGACCGGCTGGCCCATCGAACTGGCAACACTGGCCTTGGCCACCTCCGCATCGAAGGGGGGGAGCTTGTCCTGCAACACCCGCAACTCCTGCGCCAGCGCATCGCCCACGATGTCTGGCCGGGTCGAGAAGACCTGCCCGAACTTGATATAGGCCGGTCCCAAGGCGGTCAGCGCGCGCAGCGCGGGCGGCATATTGGTGTCGCCCTTGTAGCCCAGCCATTGAAACGGCCAGGCCAGAAACCGCATGGTGCCGCGCACCAGGGGCGGCGCGTCCATTGCATCCATGATCAGGCGCATGGCGCCGGTGCGTTCCAGCGTGGCGCCCGTGCGGATCAGGCGCAGGATATTATGCGGCCCGCGCATGGCTCAGATCTTCCAGCCGGAATGCAGGCAGGCGATTCCCATGCTGAGGTTGCGGTACTTGGCCTGCTCGAACCCGGCCTCGCGCACCATGTTCAGAAAGGTTTCCTGGTCCGGGAACTTGCGGATCGACTCCACAAGGTACTGATAGCTGTCGCGATCGCCGGCGATGGCCCGCCCCATCTGCGGAATGATGTTGAAGGAATAAAGGTCATAGACCTTCTGCATCAGGTCGTTCGGGATCTGGCTGAACTCCAGCACCATCAGCCGCCCGCCGGGTTTCAGCACGCGAAAGGCCTCATTCAGGGCCTCCTGCGGGCGGGTGACGTTCCGGATCCCGAAGCTGATCGTGTAGACGTCGAAACTGTTGTCGGAAAAGGGCAGCGCCATCGCGTCGCCCACCACCCAGTCCAGGCTGCCGGCCATCTGTTCCGCCTCGGCCCGCTTGCGCCCCTCGACCAGCATCGGCTCAGTGAGGTCAAGCACGGTGGCGTGGCCGGACCCGGCGCGTTTGAGGAACCGAAAGGCG is part of the Roseovarius sp. THAF9 genome and encodes:
- the ubiB gene encoding 2-polyprenylphenol 6-hydroxylase; translation: MRGPHNILRLIRTGATLERTGAMRLIMDAMDAPPLVRGTMRFLAWPFQWLGYKGDTNMPPALRALTALGPAYIKFGQVFSTRPDIVGDALAQELRVLQDKLPPFDAEVAKASVASSMGQPVDAVFSEFSDPIAAASIAQVHKARLRDTGQDVAVKVLRPGIERAFRRDIDAFYFAARMIEVLSPSARRLKPRDVIAHFEGVVNGELDLRLEAASASEFTANTAEDEGFSLPAVNWDMSGRRVMVMEWADGAPMGDNAAIDAAGHDRAELGERVLQLFLKHALRDGFFHADMHQGNLKVAPNGDIIAYDFGIMGHIDEYTRRVYAEILYGFIKRDYQRVAEVHFEAGYVPPDRDVDEFARALRAVGEPIFGMDASKISMGGLLSYLFEVTERFGMETRTELILLQRTMVVVEGVARSLNPQTNIWQVAKPVVEDYIRKNIGPGAAVRDLRRTLMVLSRYGPRLPKIVESALIRQSSPEPEPTRGLRWKSVLWLGLGITLGAMATLLATIFF
- the ubiE gene encoding bifunctional demethylmenaquinone methyltransferase/2-methoxy-6-polyprenyl-1,4-benzoquinol methylase UbiE, translating into MTGKTTHFGYEDIPEEEKAGRVRGVFGSVASKYDVMNDAMSFGIHRVWKDAMMDWLAPRPGQRLLDVAGGTGDIAFRFLKRAGSGHATVLDLTEPMLVEGRKRAEAEQMAGSLDWVVGDAMALPFSDNSFDVYTISFGIRNVTRPQEALNEAFRVLKPGGRLMVLEFSQIPNDLMQKVYDLYSFNIIPQMGRAIAGDRDSYQYLVESIRKFPDQETFLNMVREAGFEQAKYRNLSMGIACLHSGWKI
- a CDS encoding YjbH domain-containing protein: MIRIPTRVLVALGMLGLPAVSIADDLITRTTNNYGTPGGLIDMPTAETAPDGELTTNVTYFDGFFRTTLSFQITDRLSGSFRYAGTEDITPQFSTYYDRSFDLRFRLFNETDFTPAVSVGLQDFVGTGLLSGEYIVATKSIGDRLRVTGGLGFGRFGSYASDGSVGTRTPFSFNQGGTGGQFNVDDWFQGDYAFFGGASYQATDKLLLSAEYSSDNYDTAQAAGILKRSIPWNFAATYQISPNTSLRAFALHGEEFGASLTFNLNPKNPAVKGGTELAPLPVAVRGPRSAEDLGWTTQPGREQAITASLDRSLQQSDLDLEGMTLSGRSAHVRIRNDKYDATSQALGRTLRSMSRELPPSVEMLHVTLIENGIPASTMSFSRTDLERLEHRPAREALAAARFTDTLRFGDYPDPFPTTYPRFEWSIGPYLRTSLFDPGNPLRADIGIRAKAKYHLGSGWIVSGSVGQKVIGNLDGAVRPNNSQLPQVRSDVDRYNRTDEPFIENLTVAKYGRLWPDFYSRVTAGYLERMYAGISGEVLWKPVDSRLALGAEINYTHPRDFDQQFGLRSRVTPGGTIPEFNGHVSAYYDFGNGFHGQVDAGRYLAGDWGGTIALDREFANGWKIGAFATFTDVSASQFGEGSFDKGIRFTVPLSWLVGTPTKQKASGVLRPLTRDGGQRLEVDGRLYETIRESHRPEVAKSWGKYWR